The following proteins are encoded in a genomic region of Drosophila miranda strain MSH22 chromosome 4, D.miranda_PacBio2.1, whole genome shotgun sequence:
- the LOC108161291 gene encoding uncharacterized protein LOC108161291 isoform X6 has translation MEKNKRRSSLRQPPARDDDQAAAAGTQNCVLKRRISFSGKKSVREFVNTEEPHYWEDSYELSDCTNGEDNSREKAPKAGPSQQAPTADKENIPLQFEHPSTRIDMTLNLRTSIDVPRSVPRESLFAESLSLSSMGRDKLKDTLYSYPITDKTIDLMQISSKVREDCSELSSFEMEHMKTQPTKSVGDSFMDITPLGYTGPDSDARDRLPSHGFFQTEPNNSTINYLEDESVLIPFDMISGENISKNLNFRQLNDDLEAGKIRVFANGPRTPCTDRKAKQMFWHGLDEDQDQDPMDINIRSIKPRATLNFSENMTMSPLAQTAPVAAVAEPLPREKLKIPDDKRKYRVSQADEMMLDNTNFLAHAKLGDETQSRNSSKVLSRRESTYESSEIDLGTPKRNSSCRQDFQPSTMQEAPSKHSKPRQTIHLPVEMEQDVFQLEEAAAAIPPGRASASARRTISLNESMDQENIVDEKATAIQSEDNVPRKHTISKRRETLLMEESMEEDIISPLKELHLKGNAHPAKGPKSRHTLHLAEPLEEDEVHPRNAAATEAISKDRRHLAEAVQEHLQMGNQRSKARQTILQEEPIEEDVDNAATGAIRNEAVQQNLPMGNQRSKARQTILQAEPIEEDVTATGSIQNKSFQPNLQIGNQRSKARQTILQSEAIVEDVDDAATGAIRKDYEHLAEAGQKHLPMGYQRSKARQTILQSEPIEEDVDDAATGAIRKEALQQNLPMGNQRPKARQTILQAAAIEEEFDYAATGAMRKDRKQLAESVQEHLPMANQRSKASQSILQSEAIEEDVDEDTGAIRKDYEHLAEAGQKHLPMGYQRSKARQTILQSEPIEEGDDDAATGAIRKEALQQNLPMGNQRPKARQTILQAAAIEEEFDYAATGAMRKDRKQLAESVQEHLPMANQRSKASQSILQSEAIEEDVDEDTGAIRKDYEHLAEAGQKHLPMGYQRSKARQTILQSEPIEEGDDDAATGAIRKEALQQNLPMGNQRPKARQTILQAEAIEEEFDYAATGAMRKDYEHLAEAGQKHLPMGYQRSKARQTILQSEPIEEGDDDAATGAIRKEALQQNLPMGNQRPKARQTILQAAAIEEEFDYAATGAMRKDRKQLAESVQEHLPMANQRSKASQSILQSEAIEEDVDEDTGAIRKDYEHLAEAGQKHLPMGYQRSKARQTILQSEPIEKDVDDEATGAIRKEALQQNLPMGNQRPKARQTILQAAAIEEEFDYAATGAMRKDYEHLVEAVQEHHVPTGDRSSRSRQTLLTAVPIEEDHSIAYQSFKPRNTHESREESVAFKSKNTLMLAELIENMTAFRTSKARQTLLLATSMEEEEQLREPPLEKSTKVAPNRGSRAEQTLIMSESMEEEAEKADDFQSPLQSTGAPPELLPITPMLKQNRSGSLNSMKEFEQFEKDTNQAATPRSPLRKISALLRKFSSMGESMKMSLEGDASECGTPIRHSGDAKRLFAHLTPNLPEAKKRNTHLFGDMEMEQEMEASIAIKEVTAAVDMNFDLTLQPVRGLIGEHMSRPTVFEERPITVSDVSAYFQNQSGKVKKEPAEGTIEVEHGEKRDTCPRDSGSSTDRSFKSYAPTNKRFINLSGDTTIFSAAIVETIDVDQPENNQIDNVRLSLVSTLADEPDTDEEAPVEDAVALPKQPEPQPQPEPEPEPCQEQQESSRVVAAGSSASCRRCANCRRSLSEPRLSNDSFVLPTQPQWDLTREIEMLRRVRAKPNLDDVHKYWQMKEQERRTIALEKELDSSSEASEEEEFSEWDVNEVMATYKGEMERFKRNLADNQEVLQQMLVALEPVETFFDRLHDLLGEQQPNWIFDYQLKVSRKLIFTHRLLTTFRLIVDYETVDDLETAIRVCDINVEQATVILPLQSWTAFEHLLDFQLQLKLPVNLTDSIEGSSVEAFAQFLQRINAICVDILRTFHKLLTVLTATRTSLLRQVNRIVVKKTVRRHIEVDTRTRMEKTDFVIEIGNVEAISFRDILQPKLHFFNENIQFLPTGVAFLEAFLDHPEQYLKV, from the exons ATGGAGAAAAATAAGCGCAGGAGTTCG TTGCGGCAGCCGCCAGCCAGAGATGACGAtcaggcagcggcagcggggACGCAGAATTGCGTGCTCAAGCGTCGCATCAGCTTTAGTGGCAAGAAGTCCGTGAG AGAGTTCGTGAATACGGAGGAGCCTCACTATTGGGAAGACTCCTACGAATTATCGGATTGCACCAATGGCGAAGACAACAGCAGAGAGAAGGCGCCAAAAGCTGGCCCCAGCCAGCAGGCGCCGACAGCGGACAAAGAGAATATACCCCTGCAGTTTGAACATCCAAGCACCAGAATCGATATGACGTTGAACCTGCGGACGAGCATCGATGTGCCCCGTTCGGTGCCCCGCGAGTCGCTGTTTGCCGaaagtctctctctctcttcgaTGGGGCGTGACAAGCTTAAGGATACGCTGTACAGCTATCCAATTACGGACAAGACCATAGATCTGATGCAGATCTCATCCAAAGTTAGGGAAGACTGCTCGGAGTTGTCCTCGTTTGAAATGGAACATATGAAAACACAACCAACGAAATCTGTGGGTGATTCCTTTATGGACATCACGCCACTGGGATATACTGGTCCAG ATTCCGATGCCAGAGACCGACTGCCGTCACATGGCTTCTTTCAGACAGAGCCCAACAATAGTACCATCAACTACCTGGAAGACGAGTCTGTTCTCATTCCATTCGACATGATTTCTGGGGAAAACATCAGCAAGAACCTGAACTTTCGTCAACTGAACGATGACCTGGAAGCGGGAAAGATTAGGGTCTTTGCGAACGGCCCCAGGACCCCGTGCACAGATCGCAAGGCCAAGCAGATGTTCTGGCATGGCCTAGATGAGGATCAGGATCAGGATCCAATGGACATCAACATAAGGAGCATCAAGCCGCGAGCAACTTTAAATTTCAGTGAGAATATGACCATGTCCCCCTTGGCACAAACAGCGCCAGTAGCGGCAGTAGCAGAGCCGTTGCCGCGGGAAAAGCTAAAGATACCGGATGATAAGCGCAAGTATCGGGTCTCGCAGGCGGATGAGATGATGCTGGACAACACGAACTTCCTGGCACATGCCAAATTGGGCGATGAGACCCAATCTCGCAATAGTTCCAAGGTCTTATCGAGGAGAGAGTCTACATATGAAAGCTCGGAGATCGATTTGGGAACGCCCAAGAGGAACAGCAGCTGCAGACAGGACTTCCAACCATCCACCATGCAGGAGGCACCATCGAAGCATTCCAAGCCCAGACAGACCATTCATCTGCCTGTGGAAATGGAGCAGGATGTGTTTCAGTTGGAAGAAGCTGCTGCCGCCATCCCTCCAGGGCGCGCCTCCGCCTCTGCCAGACGTACCATCAGCCTGAACGAGTCCATGGACCAGGAAAATATTGTCGACGAGAAAGCCACAGCCATCCAGTCCGAGGATAACGTGCCGCGCAAGCACACCATATCGAAACGTAGGGAGACTTTGCTCATGGAGGAGAGCATGGAAGAGGATATTATAAGTCCTCTCAAGGAGCTGCATCTCAAGGGGAATGCTCATCCGGCAAAGGGACCTAAGTCCCGTCACACTCTCCACTTGGCGGAACCGTTGGAGGAAGACGAAGTCCACCCCCGGAATGCTGCAGCCACTGAGGCCATAAGTAAAGATCGTAGGCACCTGGCTGAAGCCGTTCAGGAGCATCTTCAAATGGGCAATCAGAGGTCCAAAGCTAGGCAGACTATTCTTCAGGAGGAACCAATAGAGGAAGATGTTGACAATGCAGCTACTGGGGCCATAAGGAATGAAGCGGTTCAGCAGAATCTACCCATGGGAAATCAGAGATCGAAAGCCAGGCAGACTATTCTTCAAGCGGAACCAATAGAGGAAGATGTCACCGCAACGGGGTCAATACAAAACAAATCCTTTCAGCCGAATCTACAAATAGGAAATCAGAGATCCAAAGCCAGGCAGACTATTCTTCAATCGGAAGCAATAGTGGAAGATGTTGACGATGCAGCCACTGGGGCCATAAGGAAAGATTATGAGCACCTGGCGGAAGCCGGTCAGAAACATCTACCAATGGGATATCAAAGATCCAAAGCCAGACAGACTATTCTTCAGTCGGAACCAATAGAGGAAGATGTTGACGATGCAGCTACTGGGGCCATAAGGAAAGAAGCCCTTCAGCAGAATCTACCAATGGGAAATCAGAGACCCAAGGCTAGACAGACTATACTTCAGGCGGCAGCAATTGAGGAAGAGTTTGACTATGCAGCCACAGGGGCCATGAGGAAAGATCGTAAGCAGCTGGCTGAATCCGTTCAGGAACATCTACCAATGGCGAATCAGAGATCCAAAGCTAGCCAGAGTATTCTGCAATCGGAAGCAATAGAAGAAGATGTTGATGAAGATACTGGGGCCATAAGGAAAGATTATGAGCACCTGGCGGAAGCCGGTCAGAAACATCTACCAATGGGATATCAAAGATCCAAAGCCAGACAGACTATTCTTCAGTCGGAACCAATAGAGGAAGGTGATGACGATGCAGCTACTGGGGCCATAAGGAAAGAAGCCCTTCAGCAGAATCTACCAATGGGAAATCAGAGACCCAAGGCTAGACAGACTATACTTCAGGCGGCAGCAATTGAGGAAGAGTTTGACTATGCAGCCACAGGGGCCATGAGGAAAGATCGTAAGCAGCTGGCTGAATCCGTTCAGGAACATCTACCAATGGCGAATCAGAGATCCAAAGCTAGCCAGAGTATTCTGCAATCGGAAGCAATAGAAGAAGATGTTGATGAAGATACTGGGGCCATAAGGAAAGATTATGAGCACCTGGCGGAAGCCGGTCAGAAACATCTACCAATGGGATATCAAAGATCCAAAGCCAGACAGACTATTCTTCAGTCGGAACCAATAGAGGAAGGTGATGACGATGCAGCTACTGGGGCCATAAGGAAAGAAGCCCTTCAGCAGAATCTACCAATGGGAAATCAGAGACCCAAGGCTAGACAGACTATACTTCAGGCGGAAGCAATTGAGGAAGAGTTTGACTATGCAGCCACTGGGGCCATGAGGAAAGATTATGAGCACCTGGCGGAAGCCGGTCAGAAACATCTACCAATGGGATATCAAAGATCCAAAGCCAGACAGACTATTCTTCAGTCGGAACCAATAGAGGAAGGTGATGACGATGCAGCTACTGGGGCCATAAGGAAAGAAGCCCTTCAGCAGAATCTACCAATGGGAAATCAGAGACCCAAGGCTAGACAGACTATACTTCAGGCGGCAGCAATTGAGGAAGAGTTTGACTATGCAGCCACAGGGGCCATGAGGAAAGATCGTAAGCAGCTGGCTGAATCCGTTCAGGAACATCTACCAATGGCGAATCAGAGATCCAAAGCTAGCCAGAGTATTCTGCAATCGGAAGCAATAGAAGAAGATGTTGATGAAGATACTGGGGCCATAAGGAAAGATTATGAGCACCTGGCGGAAGCCGGTCAGAAACATCTACCAATGGGATATCAAAGATCCAAAGCCAGACAGACTATTCTTCAGTCGGAACCAATAGAGAAAGATGTTGACGATGAAGCTACTGGGGCCATAAGGAAAGAAGCCCTTCAGCAGAATCTACCAATGGGAAATCAGAGACCCAAGGCTAGACAGACTATACTTCAGGCGGCAGCAATTGAGGAAGAGTTTGACTATGCAGCCACTGGGGCCATGAGGAAAGATTATGAGCACCTGGTTGAAGCCGTTCAGGAGCATCATGTGCCCACTGGAGATCGTTCGTCGAGATCTAGGCAAACACTGCTTACGGCAGTACccatcgaggaagaccattcCATTGCATACCAGAGTTTCAAACCGAGAAACACTCACGAATCCAGGGAGGAGTCGGTGGCCTTCAAATCCAAAAATACTCTTATGCTGGCGGAACTCATTGAAAATATGACAGCCTTTCGGACGTCTAAAGCTCGCCAGACTCTGCTCTTGGCCACCTccatggaggaggaggagcagttGAGGGAACCACCACTCGAGAAGTCTACAAAAGTGGCTCCAAATCGTGGATCCCGGGCTGAACAGACATTGATCATGTCTGAATCTATGGAAGAGGAGGCGGAGAAGGCGGACGACTTCCAGAGCCCCCTTCAATCAACAGGAGCTCCTCCGGAGCTCCTTCCGATCACTCCCATGCTGAAACAAAACCGATCAGGGTCGCTTAATTCCATGAAAGAGTTTGAACAGTTCGAGAAAGATACCAATCAGGCGGCTACGCCCCGCAGTCCGCTTCGTAAGATATCGGCATTGCTGCGGAAATTCAGCTCCATGGGCGAGTCCATGAAAATGAGTTTGGAGGGCGATGCCTCGGAATGTGGCACTCCTATACGGCACAGTGGAGATGCCAAGCGATTGTTCGCCCACCTCACGCCCAATCTGCCAGAGGCCAAGAAGCGCAATACCCATCTCTTTGGGGATATGGAGATGGAGCAGGAGATGGAGGCGAGTATTGCCATTAAAGAAGTGACGGCAGCGGTGGACATGAACTTTGACTTGACCTTGCAGCCCGTGAGAGGCCTTATTGGCGAGCACATGTCGCGACCCACTGTATTCGAGGAGAGACCCATCACCGTTTCGGATGTGTCCGCCTACTTCCAAAATCAGTCGGGCAAGGTGAAGAAGGAGCCGGCTGAGGGTACGATAGAGGTGGAGCACGGGGAGAAGCGCGACACTTGCCCCAGGGACAGTGGAAGCTCCACAGACCGTTCGTTCAAGAGCTACGCACCCACAAACAAGAGGTTCATCAATCTGTCCGGGGACACGACCATCTTTTCGGCTGCCATAGTGGAGACCATTGACGTGGATCAACCGGAGAACAACCAGATAGACAATGTACGGCTCAGTTTGGTCTCCACTCTGGCCGATGAGCCGGACACGGATGAGGAGGCACCGGTTGAGGACGCCGTGGCACTGCCCAAACAGCCtgagcctcagcctcagccagagccagagcctgaGCCCTGCCAGGAGCAACAGGAGAGCTCTCGAGTGGTGGCTGCTGGGTCCAGTGCGTCCTGCAGGAGGTGTGCTAACTGCAGGAGATCCCTGAGTGAGCCAAGGCTGAGCAACGACTCCTTTGTCCTGCCCACCCAGCCGCAGTGGGATCTGACGCGGGAAATAGAAATGCTGCGCCGCGTGAGAGCGAAGCCCAACCTGGACGACGTGCACAAGTACTGGCAGATGAAGGAGCAGGAGAGGCGGACGATCGCCCTGGAGAAAGAGCTGGACAGTTCGAGTGAGGCGTCCGAGGAGGAAGAGTTCAGCGAGTGGGACGTGAACGAGGTGATGGCGACCTACAAAGGGGAAATGGAAAG ATTCAAGCGCAATCTGGCCGACAACCAGGAAGTGCTTCAGCAGATGCTCGTCGCACTGGAACCAGTGGAAACGTTCTTCGATCGCCTGCACGACCTGTTGGGCGAGCAGCAGCCCAACTGGATATTTGACTACCAGCTAAAGGTCTCCCGGAAATTGATCTTCACCCATCGACTGCTCACCACCTTCCGCCTGATCGTTGACTACGAGACTGTGGACGACTTGGAGACAGCCATACGGGTGTGCGACATCAATGTGGAACAGGCCACAGTCATTCTGCCACTGCAGAGCTGGACGGCGTTTGAGCACCTGCTCGACTTTCAGCTGCAGCTCAAGCTGCCAGTAAATCTCACCGACTCGATCGAGGGCAGCAGCGTGGAGGCCTTCGCACAGTTTCTGCAACGCATAAATGCCATTTGTGTGGACATACTACGCACATTCCACAAGCTATTGACGGTGCTCACAGCAACAAGGACGAGTCTTCTAAG GCAAGTCAATCGAATCGTTGTCAAAAAGACTGTGCGCCGGCACATTGAGGTGGATACACGCACGCGCATGGAGAAGACCGATTTCGTGATTGAAATCGGCAATGTCGAGGCAATTTCGTTCAGGGATATTCTGCAGCCAAAGCTACATTTCTTCAACGAAAATATTCAGTTTCTGCCAACGGGAGTGGCCTTTTTGGAAGCATTTCTAGATCATCCCGAACAGTATCTCAAAGTTTAA